A region from the Curtobacterium sp. MCBA15_012 genome encodes:
- a CDS encoding DUF559 domain-containing protein yields the protein MQPRALPPALRTRPFDVAAADREGVHRERLRRGDLDRPSRSLRWHRSRPPTGVDRIRAFRPVLQPGQFVSHVSAAVLWGLPLPRAHPGDDPVHVTSVLPAAQMRRHGVRGHRTAAAHAVVRQRWGMPVSSPATTWVECGALLGLDDLVALGDAVVTSRTCATSVEDLRAALAARGPCRGAPTLRRALELVRVGAGSPQETNARLGIVRAGLPEPELQVEITDAAGRFVGRVDFAYRQQRIVIEYEGDHHRTDQQQWEHDLRRHRAFAALGWSVLRWTRQDVTTNRGAALAELAALLRARS from the coding sequence ATGCAGCCACGAGCACTCCCGCCCGCGCTCCGTACCCGTCCGTTCGACGTCGCCGCGGCCGACCGGGAAGGGGTGCACCGGGAACGACTGCGCCGTGGGGACCTGGACCGACCGAGCCGGTCCCTCCGGTGGCACCGCTCGCGGCCACCCACCGGGGTCGACCGCATCCGCGCCTTCCGCCCGGTCCTGCAGCCGGGGCAGTTCGTCAGTCACGTCTCCGCCGCCGTGCTGTGGGGGCTCCCGCTGCCGAGGGCGCACCCCGGCGACGACCCGGTGCACGTGACGAGCGTCCTGCCCGCCGCGCAGATGCGACGCCACGGCGTGCGCGGACACCGGACCGCCGCTGCCCACGCGGTCGTCCGGCAGCGGTGGGGGATGCCGGTGAGCAGTCCCGCGACGACGTGGGTCGAGTGCGGGGCGCTCCTCGGGCTCGACGACCTCGTGGCGCTCGGCGACGCCGTCGTGACGAGCCGGACGTGTGCGACCAGCGTCGAGGACCTCCGCGCGGCACTCGCCGCTCGCGGACCGTGCCGCGGCGCACCGACGCTCCGTCGCGCGCTCGAGCTCGTCCGGGTCGGAGCCGGTTCGCCGCAGGAGACGAACGCGCGACTCGGGATCGTGCGCGCCGGGCTGCCGGAGCCCGAGCTGCAGGTCGAGATCACCGACGCGGCCGGCCGGTTCGTCGGCCGGGTGGACTTCGCGTACCGACAGCAGCGCATCGTGATCGAGTACGAGGGCGACCACCACCGGACCGACCAGCAGCAGTGGGAGCACGACCTCCGCCGACACCGGGCCTTCGCCGCCCTCGGCTGGTCCGTGCTGCGGTGGACGCGGCAGGACGTGACGACGAACCGGGGCGCGGCGCTCGCCGAGCTGGCCGCACTCCTCCGGGCGCGCTCGTGA